Genomic window (Rhododendron vialii isolate Sample 1 chromosome 4a, ASM3025357v1):
AAGACATCAAAATAAGGATGTGTATGGGGCCTCCATCATTAGATCCTGAATGAGcaatgaaatgaaaataaagtAAGATAGAAGAtggcaaaatttaaaaaaagaaatgttgtcATTTAGATTTTCGCATAGATATTCAAATTAGTACCATGAATGTAGAACACTTAGGATCTTGGGACATGCTAATAGGATTATGGAAATCCAAATTCGCctataaaaaaatcagattCAGCTAATGtttcaagaacaaaaacattAAGGTATGCATCTCAAACGACCTGAAGAAAAATTATAGTACCTCGTGCAGATTTTGGTTTGTAGACACAATTAAGACACTAGGTGATGAACTTGTACCGCCAACATTATCCCTGaaggaaataaatttttttactaagCATATAACTTCCTACATGAACCATGTAATCATAAAAGCATAATACTTACCCGACTTGCTTTTGTATGTGACAAGTAGTTCTAGTATGCCCTGGTTGCTTGCAAATGctacacttcctttttttgcCCATATGATTCTCTTTGGGATGTTTTTGTCTGAGAGATTTAGGTCGACCCCTTGAAGCAACATGTGGCGGGTCATGTAACGTAAATGTTATATTCGATAGAAGTTCAGTACCACCTTCAAGTGGAGGTGAACTTTCCAAATCATCTTCAatatcaatttcatcatcatcttccatAGCTCGAAGTTCACAGTGCAACTTCTGCAAAGCAATGGCTAAATGATCATGtttcttttgtgatttttgacCCTCTTCAACAACTTTCGAGACCTCTATCATCAGGTTGTGCTTAGTAAATGTAGAGGAGCCTTTTGAGCCTTCTTGTAGTGTTACTTGACTCATCAAAGTAGGAGAAATCTCATTGGCAACATGACTCTTTGCATTTATAGTCCATCTTCGCAGAATATAATACTCGGGGAGATGACTAGCAAGTGACTTTTTAGCAAACAAGGCGAGAATGTGCCGGCAAAGAATtccaacaaattcaaacttATGGCATGAACAAACTGCTTTCTTTTCCAGAATATCAAAAACTACTTCATAGACAAGGTTTTCTTTTCCATCGGCCACCACGTTATATGTCTTTGTTGTTCCCCCCTCATAGAACTTGGACACACTCTGGTTTTGACTCAAGAATAATTCCTTCTGGAAGAATGAAAATATTCTCCTTGTATAAACTTCTGCTGCTTGGACCTCCATTTTGTAACATGTCTTTAGAATTGCTTTTGTGGTTCTTGTTTTcacatctttttccttctcGCTCTGATATCTTTTGTCCAATGCTTTCTCATACTGATAAACGAAGTCACTTACCAACATACTTGAATGCACAAAATCCTTGAAGAAATTATTCATACTCTCACTTCTTTGAGTTGTAGACATCCCCGCACAAAACATGGTCCGTAGGTATGCGGGAATCCATTTTTCCCGCCGCTGGTATAAATCTCTCAACCAATCATTCTCTGTTAACTCATAGTTCAAAATCAATTGATTCCATTCCATTTCAAATTGATCAATTGTGATTGTATCATGAATGCAATGGCGAAATTCTTCTTGAAACGTTGAATACTTGTTGAAAACATGAGCCTAATGTTCCGGGACCTTTTGTAAGATATGCCACATACATAGACGATGCATAGTATTTGGTAGTACCTATGCAATTGCATTCGCCATGGCTTTGTCATCATCCGTAATAATAACAGATGGAGTGTGTCCACACATTGCCTCTACCCAAGTTTGTAACAACCATTTATACGATTCGGCAGTCTCGTTCACAAGTAAAGCACATCCGAACATCattgattggtggtggtggttgactCCAGTAAAAGGAACAAAAGGCATACTATAAAGATTGGTCAAATATGTAGCATCAAAGGTTACAACATCTCCAAAATATTGGCACGCGAGCCTTGATCTTGAATCTGCCCAAAAACAATTCCCATACAATTATTTTGATCCACTTGAATTGCAtaaacaaattttggattttttgattGGCAGGTTTTGAAATAGTTATACATTCTCTGTGCATCACCTTCTTTCAAAAGCTTTCTTCTCTTATTTCCCAAGTAATTTTGCACATCCATTGTCACGTAGCCAACTGGAGTACCAATACCATTTTCTTGCTCTAAAACGGACACTATCTTGCAAGGGGGTACACCGGCATCATTGAGAACATCAATGAGATTTTTCTGAGCTGCACTTATTCCTCTATTGCCCCGAAGTAATAATGTACTTTTTTGGAGAACACAACTCATGATTATGTTCGGTTACAAACTTACTCACAACCCATTTTTCATCATCTCTTCTTATACTCATCATTGCTTTACATCCAATCATTGTTTCGTAGCGAGGTGCACAATTCTTACTCTTTTTGTGATAACTCGGACGACAAAATCCTTCTCTATAACAAGAAAATTCTACTCCAATCACTGACTTATCCTTAAGAGATCGACGAGTTCGATTTTTCCGAATGCTAAAGCcctttctttttgcatatgCTACATAACAACTCATAGCATCTTCCCATTCCTCAAAAACCAAACCTATACATGGTTCTCGAGGACCCATAATCGAAGATGACTTAATAGGTTgaactttttccttttctgaaaATTCTAGATCCTTGAAACCATTCATTGAATTTTCCTCAATAACGAACTCTTCCCCCAAAATTTCTCCACTAAATGTGTCTTCCATCACAATTCTACAATAAAATAACATGCTCACAATTTTTATAAGCAATCAGTCGGAtaaacaggaaaaaaataacataagaaacaaaacctaatttttcACATCAAGTAACAAATACCTagagtttttgtttattgggCTAcatattttggattttgggtgtgAGCTAGGTTTAGAGTTTGAGCTGGAAAAGGGATAATACATAGAAGCCCTATATGTATT
Coding sequences:
- the LOC131323786 gene encoding protein FAR1-RELATED SEQUENCE 5-like; amino-acid sequence: MEWNQLILNYELTENDWLRDLYQRREKWIPAYLRTMFCAGMSTTQRSESMNNFFKDFVHSSMLVSDFVYQYEKALDKRYQSEKEKDVKTRTTKAILKTCYKMEVQAAEVYTRRIFSFFQKELFLSQNQSVSKFYEGGTTKTYNVVADGKENLVYEVVFDILEKKAVCSCHKFEFVGILCRHILALFAKKSLASHLPEYYILRRWTINAKSHVANEISPTLMSQVTLQEGSKGSSTFTKHNLMIEVSKVVEEGQKSQKKHDHLAIALQKLHCELRAMEDDDEIDIEDDLESSPPLEGGTELLSNITFTLHDPPHVASRGRPKSLRQKHPKENHMGKKRKCSICKQPGHTRTTCHIQKQVGDNVGGTSSSPSVLIVSTNQNLHEANLDFHNPISMSQDPKCSTFMDLMMEAPYTSLF